The proteins below come from a single Stomoxys calcitrans chromosome 1, idStoCalc2.1, whole genome shotgun sequence genomic window:
- the LOC106092410 gene encoding eukaryotic translation initiation factor 4E transporter — MMSTEHEVVTTAEQQQTFNDQQQQQSEINDVAASSVSVSERGVSSSSEDSAACAPSAPSPSAANGTAATADLKRYSRHALISLRKEEQSLQHPECSLKADLQILTIWTCRLRSELQYLGLWKAPNKGNQYNNCTGCPCCCSNDGACDGIGDDSAYELGNDGLGGGGGYIGGLHQPSHMVGPSSLLANKRPVRPRFMNPQRGINTSNSAIGGGGGLSGYIDHRSISSSHLMPAFVKRRSGNNLPGKPAEGGPPNLRSVSASSGSGGYAGPNDNDSSDGNDEHKTVNDSSALHGIGGNLKRKELLKPMNIFKSSPNNRPNKDDPYGESQPGWIPPMSKLNSEYSPSGNKSLAGGNKRPVYERRIGSGRLMPREDSWGEMRAGGEGGKRGEKDKLITSQSKYNDNGGVGGGVDKMNLRNATASRFGDSRNTERPHFERHVLVEGSESDINNRDKYDSSVAAGQRTMSFRSRGFLGNSRDHRDFKDFRETRDLRAGVPRERRESREYNRYSKDEPEWLSEGPTSQHDTIELRGFEEMDMAETAAAANGDKDSQIGNERKDSESSLFNSSSNLNLNISTKEKPNGSHETLNSDGNVKYDIRDSDIEGQDTNSIGSSKESAKEAPSLDTTMEKQAEQVVAASVAVAAAEDAAAVAAASVSVTPNDAVNITEQFLERFLNIDTLGSSLMGGHQQSLPYNVSGGSSRFSRWFSNNAENNNNNDVQNDLSSPLGEEKRPPPTPLSNTDLNENQNDVNSLMAFFKSSNVHTPDLPKGFPTAPTLSVGELEARMRKMDPNGEPGADVAAFMLQACNDGQMRSSENTSHANEMSGQDMGAFRKLLDQLGKPKLDMSMNLILPPGGEQHMQIPTPIGMLPPGMIPHGLPHPTPPPINMLDHEDMLKLMHQQHMIRRHQTMLKMIPPQHHRMPPQQPSPQYPVPGAPGNKNLPMGGSHHPHLMSPIMGNHLQDQPQQQQQQQQQQQQPNANDIMHVIQQQQQQQQQQQPRPVHSPTPLAFTPTSVLRKMTAEKENNTQQAQMPMISPQQQQQQQQQHQQQQQQQLSGPPIQTPPPLQQHMIKLSQQQQQQQQQHQLQQHINPPRMILGAGNLQHLQQQQQQPQQMPPNPEGSPQMLPPHLRNQPLAGIKWPPGFIGGPAQHPSMVNSMNKPMGRPILKGPVSQVMPHPQNSLKQMPNHVLNDTQNAQNQQTVGQMQQFAQQQQQPPQMMGGHPFPAHFLQNQSPQNQNHQHHLFQQQQQQQQQQQRSMELQRQQMFQQHPFLDMAVAAAAAGAPPPPLSHHQQPSANNENNSATNLNYQADGRLSPTSNVLAQWFSPEVLAKASAGKLPLLNMNQALSLEALEKSIQHSSTPVHN; from the coding sequence ATGATGTCTACTGAACACGAGGTGGTGACAACAgcagaacaacaacaaacttttaatgatcaacaacaacaacagtctgAAATCAATGATGTTGCTGCCTCTAGCGTCAGCGTTTCCGAGCGCGGTGTCTCATCGTCTTCCGAAGATAGTGCGGCATGTGCACCATCGGCGCCATCACCATCAGCGGCAAATGGAACTGCTGCGACCGCTGATTTGAAACGTTACTCCCGACATGCTTTAATATCTCTGCGAAAGGAAGAACAATCTTTACAGCATCCTGAGTGTTCACTAAAGGCAGATTTACAAATTTTAACCATTTGGACGTGTCGACTACGCAGCGAATTACAGTATTTAGGCTTGTGGAAGGCCCCCAACAAGGGCAACCAATATAACAATTGTACTGGCTGTCCCTGTTGTTGTTCCAACGATGGCGCCTGCGATGGAATTGGTGATGACTCGGCTTATGAACTGGGTAACGATGGTCTTGGTGGTGGCGGCGGTTATATTGGCGGTTTACATCAGCCATCACACATGGTGGGACCTTCTTCATTGCTGGCCAACAAACGACCTGTACGTCCCCGTTTTATGAATCCTCAGCGTGGCATTAACACCTCCAATTCGGCGATTGGTGGGGGTGGTGGTCTCAGTGGTTATATCGATCATCGCAGTATATCCTCGTCTCACTTAATGCCGGCCTTTGTTAAACGCCGTTCGGGCAATAATCTTCCCGGTAAGCCTGCAGAAGGCGGGCCACCAAATCTGCGAAGCGTCAGTGCAAGTAGTGGCAGTGGTGGCTACGCCGGCCCCAACGACAACGACAGCAGTGATGGTAACGATGAGCATAAAACAGTAAACGATTCTTCCGCCCTGCATGGCATAGGTGGTAATCTCAAGCGTAAGGAGCTGCTGAAGCCCATGAATATATTCAAATCGTCTCCCAATAATCGACCCAACAAAGATGATCCGTATGGTGAGTCGCAACCTGGCTGGATACCGCCCATGTCCAAGTTGAATTCCGAATATTCCCCCTCGGGCAATAAATCACTTGCGGGTGGCAACAAACGACCGGTGTATGAACGCCGCATCGGAAGTGGGCGTCTCATGCCGCGGGAGGATAGCTGGGGCGAAATGAGAGCTGGTGGTGAAGGTGGAAAACGAGGGGAAAAGGATAAATTGATAACATCACAAAGTAAATACAACGACAATGGTGGCGTGGGTGGTGGTGTGGACAAGATGAACCTTCGCAATGCTACTGCGAGTCGTTTTGGCGATTCACGCAATACGGAACGACCCCATTTCGAGCGTCATGTTCTGGTTGAAGGCTCGGAAAGTGATATTAATAACCGTGACAAATATGACAGCAGCGTTGCGGCTGGGCAGCGAACCATGTCGTTTCGAAGTCGGGGATTTTTGGGCAATAGTCGAGACCATAGGGACTTTAAAGACTTTCGTGAGACAAGGGATTTGCGTGCTGGTGTGCCTCGTGAACGCAGAGAGTCCAGGGAGTACAACAGATATAGCAAAGACGAACCGGAATGGCTGAGCGAGGGTCCAACCTCTCAACACGATACAATTGAATTGCGTGGTTTTGAGGAAATGGATATGGCGGAGACTGCTGCAGCAGCAAATGGTGATAAAGACTCGCAAATCGGAAACGAAAGAAAAGATTCGGAAAGTTCCTTGTTCAATAGTAGCagtaatttgaatttgaatatatCAACCAAAGAGAAACCCAATGGCTCACACGAAACCCTCAACTCCGATGGTAATGTTAAATACGACATTAGAGACTCGGACATTGAGGGGCAAGACACTAACTCCATTGGTAGTAGCAAGGAATCGGCCAAGGAGGCGCCTTCCCTAGATACCACTATGGAGAAGCAGGCCGAACAAGTGGTGGCTGCCTCTGTGGCGGTGGCAGCCGCTGAGGATGCTGCAGCTGTGGCTGCTGCCTCGGTGTCAGTGACGCCTAACGATGCTGTAAATATAACTGAACAATTCCTTGAGCGTTTTCTCAATATTGACACTCTGGGGAGTTCATTAATGGGTGGCCATCAACAATCATTGCCATATAATGTATCTGGTGGTTCATCGCGTTTTAGTCGCTGGTTCAGTAACAACGCTGAgaacaataacaataatgatGTGCAAAATGATCTGTCCTCCCCCCTAGGGGAGGAGAAAAGGCCACCACCCACTCCTCTATCCAATACGGACTTAAACGAGAATCAAAATGACGTGAATTCTTTGATGGCATTCTTCAAGAGCAGTAATGTACACACACCAGATTTACCTAAAGGGTTCCCCACCGCTCCCACTCTAAGCGTTGGAGAGCTTGAGGCTAGAATGCGTAAAATGGATCCCAATGGCGAGCCTGGCGCTGATGTTGCAGCCTTTATGCTACAAGCTTGTAATGATGGACAAATGCGTAGCTCTGAAAATACTTCACATGCAAACGAAATGTCCGGTCAAGATATGGGGGCATTCCGTAAACTTTTGGATCAGTTGGGCAAACCCAAATTAGACATGTCAATGAATCTTATATTACCTCCTGGAGGCGAGCAGCATATGCAGATACCAACACCGATTGGTATGTTACCGCCCGGTATGATTCCACATGGTTTGCCGCATCCAACACCGCCACCAATCAATATGTTAGATCATGAAGATATGCTGAAGCTGATGCATCAGCAGCACATGATAAGACGCCATCAAACAATGCTGAAGATGATACCGCCACAGCATCATCGAATGCCGCCACAGCAGCCATCGCCACAGTATCCAGTGCCAGGAGCTCCCGGCAATAAAAATTTACCGATGGGTGGCTCCCATCATCCACATCTTATGTCTCCCATTATGGGCAATCATCTGCAGGAtcagccacaacaacaacagcagcagcaacagcaacaacaacaacctaatgCTAATGATATAATGCATGtaattcaacaacaacaacaacagcagcagcaacaacaacccaGACCTGTACATTCTCCAACACCTTTGGCATTTACGCCCACTTCCGTTTTACGCAAAATGACAGCAGAGAAAGAAAACAACACTCAACAAGCGCAGATGCCCATGATATCgccacaacagcagcagcagcagcaacaacaacatcagcagcagcagcaacaacaattatCGGGTCCTCCAATTCAGACGCCACCTCCATTGCAACAACACATGATAAAACTCtctcagcaacaacaacagcagcaacaacaacatcagcttCAACAACATATTAACCCGCCTAGAATGATACTCGGAGCAGGGAATCTACAACActtgcaacagcaacaacaacagccccAACAAATGCCACCAAATCCCGAAGGAAGTcctcaaatgttgccaccacATTTAAGAAATCAACCACTGGCTGGTATAAAATGGCCACCTGGTTTTATAGGTGGACCAGCGCAACACCCATCAATGGTGAATTCCATGAATAAGCCGATGGGGCGTCCCATTCTTAAGGGACCGGTGTCACAAGTTATGCCACATCCCCAAAATTCACTCAAGCAAATGCCCAATCATGTGCTGAACGACACTCAAAATGCTCAGAATCAACAAACTGTGGGACAAATGCAACAATTTgcccaacaacagcagcaaccacCACAGATGATGGGTGGCCATCCCTTCCCTGCgcactttttgcaaaatcaaTCACCACAAAATCAGAATCACCAACACCATTTGttccagcagcagcagcagcaacaacaacaacaacaacgctcaATGGAACTGCAACGCCAACAGATGTTCCAACAACATCCCTTCTTGGATATGGCAGttgcagctgctgctgctggagcACCACCTCCACCACTGTCCCATCATCAACAGCCATCGGCCAATAATGAAAATAATTCTGCCACGAATTTAAATTACCAAGCGGACGGCCGCTTATCACCTACCAGCAATGTGTTGGCTCAATGGTTTTCACCTGAGGTTCTAGCCAAGGCTTCTGCAGGAAAGCTGCCATTATTAAACATGAACCAGGCCTTGAGCTTGGAAGCATTGGAGAAGAGCATACAACATTCCTCAACGCCTgtacacaattaa